GGTTATGTCGGACTTACGCGATTCTCCGGTGAGCACCAGCATGGACAGGATACCCGACTGTTTTCCCATGGCGATATCGGTGTACAAACGATCACCAAGAATCGCGGTCTGTTCCCTCGTCGAGCCGGAACGCTCAAGGGCATAGTTAACCATTTCCGGAAATGGTTTACCGAAGATCTGAGGCCGAACCCCGGTTGAGGCTTCGATTGCCTTGATCAGGGAACCGATGTCGATGACCAAGCCGCTTTCCGTAGGACAGTTGAGGTCCGGATGGGTTGCATAAAAAGGACAACCTTGTCGGATCAGGGTGCTGGCCTGTTCGAGTTTTGGCCAGGTGAGTGTTTTATCGTAACCGAGGACAACACAATCTGGTTGATCTTGCACCAGAACGAAACCGAATCGAAGGAATTCAAGTTCAAGTTCGCGGGTCCCCATGAGAAACACGCGGCTGTACCTTTTAATGTGCCGTAGATGCCAGGCGGCACATTGCCCCGAGGTGATGACTTGATCGGGATTGATTCCGCTCAAACCAAGATTAAGAAGTTTTCGGGCATAAGAAGCGGCATTGGAAGATGAATTGTTGGTCAGGAAATAATACTTTTTACCCTGACGGTGAAGGGTATCGAAAAACTCAATCGCTCCGGGCAGTAGTTTGTTGCCTAAGTAGATGGTACCGTCCATGTCCAAAAGAAAAACCCGGATCGCTTCGATGTTCATAAAAAACCTCCTGCAAACAGTGATAGGTGATCGGTAATGGGTAAAAACTTTCGGCAATTCATTGTCCTATTGCTCAATTTTCGTCTCCGGTTACCGGCGGATCGGCCGGGTGAGTTGTTTTTCCAAGAACCCTTTGGCATATCCAGACAAGGATACTGCTTCATTTTGTAGAGAAATACGGACAGCATACTTTTCCTGTTTGCTTTCTCAAAGTATAATGAATATCGGTAAACATGACCAGTATCGGCCGAAGAAACCGGGGTTCCTTCCACAGTCTCAAGTTATGGAAGCCCTCCTTCCATATCATGTAAGTTGGTTTTTTTGCTTTGGTAATAGTTTTTATCTCACGGGGAACGATTATGTTGTGGAAACCTACGGCCAAAACGGTAAAGGAGCCGACCTGAAAGATGATACGTATTTCGATAAGGAACCTTAAGCCAGGCATGCGGATCGGATATCCGGTTGTCCGGGAGGATGGCGTCATTCTATTGAGGGATGGGATCCCCTTGACGGCGCAGTTTATCAACCGTTTACGGGAAATGGGTTTCGAGTATGTGTATATCCGGGACAACCGTTGTAAGGATTACAACCTTGAAGAAACAATATCCCACGAAACTCGAAGAAAAGCCCTCCAAACGCTGCATGATACTTTTTATCAGACCGTGCGCGGAGCCCGAGTTTCGCTGCAGACAGTCACCCGTTTGGTGGATGAAATAATCGATGAAATTTTTTCTGTGAAACGATCCGTAGTCAGCTTGGTTCAACTCCGGCAGCATGACGATTCAGTTTTCGCCCATTCGGTGAATGTCGCGGCGTTATCGGTGTATCTGGGTAAATTTTTAGGCATGGATCGTAAGGAGCTTCGGATTCTCGCCTTGGGAGCGATAATGCATGATTTAGGCAAAATGAAAATTCCCGCTGCAATTCTGAATAAGAATGGGCAACTGAATGTCAATGAATGGTCGGACATCGAGAAACATCCGGCGTGGTCGGCTGAAATTCTCCTGGAAAATCTCCCTGAACATGATGAATGTATTACGATCGCCCTTCAGCACCATGAGCGACTGGACGGATCCGGATATCCCTATGGACTGGCGGAAGAAGACATCCACTTTCTTTCCCGGATCTGTGCCTGCGCGGAT
This portion of the Atribacteraceae bacterium genome encodes:
- a CDS encoding HAD-IIA family hydrolase; translation: MNIEAIRVFLLDMDGTIYLGNKLLPGAIEFFDTLHRQGKKYYFLTNNSSSNAASYARKLLNLGLSGINPDQVITSGQCAAWHLRHIKRYSRVFLMGTRELELEFLRFGFVLVQDQPDCVVLGYDKTLTWPKLEQASTLIRQGCPFYATHPDLNCPTESGLVIDIGSLIKAIEASTGVRPQIFGKPFPEMVNYALERSGSTREQTAILGDRLYTDIAMGKQSGILSMLVLTGESRKSDITASSWKPDLVFPSLKEINEALQG
- a CDS encoding HD-GYP domain-containing protein; its protein translation is MIRISIRNLKPGMRIGYPVVREDGVILLRDGIPLTAQFINRLREMGFEYVYIRDNRCKDYNLEETISHETRRKALQTLHDTFYQTVRGARVSLQTVTRLVDEIIDEIFSVKRSVVSLVQLRQHDDSVFAHSVNVAALSVYLGKFLGMDRKELRILALGAIMHDLGKMKIPAAILNKNGQLNVNEWSDIEKHPAWSAEILLENLPEHDECITIALQHHERLDGSGYPYGLAEEDIHFLSRICACADVYDALTVDRPYRKRFSYAEALEYLMGNAGRLFDVQVVTTMVRHIAPYPVGETVRLSTGEIAVVVRLNEGLPIRPLVRILQDREG